A single genomic interval of Bacteroidota bacterium harbors:
- a CDS encoding alpha/beta fold hydrolase: MKLVYKHYGNTSTPPIIIMHGLFGMLDNWQYHAKLLGEHFSVFTVDLRNHGRSPHSDIMTYPAMASDILEFCEHHHLQDIMLLGHSMGGKVAMQFAVDSPQLLSKLIVADIGPRAYPPAHEIYFKAFREIDFSQFETRQEADAAFAKYESNIGIRMFLLKNLERADKGFAIKANVPIIEQSYPEIADRIEIPFPVSIPTLFMRGEKSNYIRERDLADIQDSFPFAQFVTIKNAGHWLHAENQGQFYQELMGFLLK; the protein is encoded by the coding sequence TAATCATCATGCACGGACTGTTTGGAATGTTAGATAATTGGCAATACCACGCCAAATTATTGGGCGAACATTTTTCTGTTTTTACGGTTGACTTGCGCAATCACGGACGTTCACCCCATTCGGACATCATGACTTATCCGGCAATGGCTTCCGATATTTTGGAATTTTGCGAACATCATCATCTCCAAGACATTATGCTACTAGGTCATTCCATGGGAGGCAAAGTTGCCATGCAGTTTGCTGTTGATTCCCCCCAACTACTCTCTAAACTTATTGTTGCAGACATAGGACCCAGAGCATACCCTCCGGCACATGAAATTTATTTTAAGGCATTTAGAGAAATTGACTTTAGCCAATTTGAAACCCGACAAGAAGCGGATGCCGCTTTTGCCAAATATGAATCAAATATAGGAATACGCATGTTTTTGCTAAAAAACCTTGAAAGAGCTGATAAAGGATTTGCTATCAAAGCGAATGTTCCGATAATTGAGCAATCGTATCCAGAAATAGCCGATAGGATTGAAATCCCTTTTCCGGTCAGCATACCAACATTATTTATGCGAGGGGAGAAGTCAAACTATATTCGAGAACGAGATTTGGCAGACATCCAAGACTCTTTCCCTTTTGCCCAATTTGTAACCATTAAAAACGCGGGGCATTGGTTGCACGCTGAGAATCAAGGACAGTTTTACCAAGAATTGATGGGCTTTTTGCTAAAATAG